One Bacteroidales bacterium DNA window includes the following coding sequences:
- a CDS encoding GIY-YIG nuclease family protein: MKFHNYFVYIVTNKHKNVLYIGITNDLQRRVYEHENGLIPGFTKKYNCHHLLYYEHFKQIKQAIDREKEIKKWRREKKNILISEFNKDWIFLNDRIKNDL, translated from the coding sequence ATGAAATTTCACAATTACTTCGTTTATATTGTCACCAACAAACATAAAAACGTATTATACATTGGCATAACCAATGATTTACAAAGGCGTGTTTATGAACACGAAAATGGATTAATACCGGGTTTTACGAAAAAATACAATTGCCATCACCTTTTATATTACGAGCATTTTAAACAAATTAAACAAGCCATTGATAGAGAGAAGGAAATAAAAAAATGGAGACGGGAAAAGAAAAATATATTAATTTCTGAATTTAATAAAGACTGGATTTTTTTGAACGACAGAATAAAAAATGATTTATAA
- a CDS encoding PAS domain S-box protein produces the protein MKTKLYYQSKRAILAISTCIIFIAALIYLVIWNTKSFKEQTIKNSEQELSIKANIIVDNMKKYFFADFKDVEFFANTEIIKNSILKRTSHSLSPDVCLLEEYFSHHSKHINAITLIDAEGKMFHRHPLAGDTIIDYSLRKDVNHVLKYKKPHVSNVFSNLDGKLSFSLSQPVFSNDKFIGIMRFTFYLETIEKIFMAPFNKDNQFAILTNENGTLMSEPDKYIKDLIFFNRLDEIKKNYHEYDKEEKKEMLKKIIQGEKNISTVYSIDNKNNIKKHISALMPIKLYDKTLWVIVNKDYESILIPFDNYKRRFHISVLVIVFLFSIIAYFLFNISKKHLKLKKETDYLRKIAKNVEEITNQRNNFSSLNEEYEAQNEELKTISKDLDEKNEKLAKSEANLCRAQEVAHIGSWQLDFETNIEKWSDENYKIFGIPISTEITPDDFRNFIHPDDKSKVSKDWENGIKTGYYNNEARIIVKGKIKWIKGVAEFSYDDNNKPVSVIGVTYDITEQKEAKEKLIQKNIELNSFINNIPDMAWLKDKDSNFILANKAFGDAVGMNTEYLISQTCEVCFGKEAAENFKKDDRKVMENRKQIRIEESIKDAQGKTIYLETIKSPIFNESGDVKGTVGIARDITERKQAEKALQQSEEKYRTLVESLEEGIGNLDEKENFIFVNRAATKILGYSKEELLEKNLRELTTPEEFKKVLEQTSIRKTGKTSRYEMYIIRKNGEKRVISITASPIIDDDGKYKGAFGIFHDITEHKQAEKALRESEEKYRTLTETISDVIFTLDLEGKFTYFSPRFEELTAYSANEFIGKPFTEIIAPEYHELTVNSFRKGLDGEKTQAFEIEFLFKDGRRFPFEINPSSLFDANGQIIGRLGVARDITERKQAEMKLRESEEQFRTMVEHANDMIWTLNTQGHFTFYNHQAEIITGHKFEDWNNKKYNPLIHPDDVEIVNTVFIKTLSGESQKYTVRVIKENNEISILSVNTAPIYKKGKISGTVSFGRDITKRKQAEEALHESEEKYRLLAETAKDVILLLDLKGNIKYVNKEGINFTGYSEKEALQKNIRELLPADQIHDVNERFAKRKKGEASTFIYETVCCNKKGEKFPIEVKTTLIIEHGKPSGVLVLARDITERKKTEEEIRKLSKAVETTPQAIVITNMEGTIEYVNNGLLIIGDYEDDSKIVGQSVLMFSNNKGKKLLQEKVIPEILAGKNWQGEIPVKRRNGSIFPAEMICSVIHDENEKPKYMLSHYFDITERKKAEEQLNKYKIMVESSNDAMFIKDLESRYILINKKTLELFGNPPFEEIINKTDTEVMPDEDARHNINDDQKVFKTGKTKNFIKKNNLNGKDYWFYTTKIPLKDEKGNIIGLVAIARDITEQKQAEQEIKKISTAIEQSPAIIVITDLDSNIEYVNPQFCNITGYNVNEVVGKDFSFLKSDKYNEDFYNDLQQTIKSGKTWKGEFYNKKKNGEYYWENATISPVKNEKNEIVNFIKIAEDITKQKLTERALKTSEKRLKLAMEATNDGLWDLNTKTMEVNYFSPKYFTMLDYFPNELPYTYETWINLLHPDDRDNAKKNMKDYINEKCESYNIEFRMRTKKGKYKWILSRGEIVEYDINKNPARMIGTHVDITERKQTEQEINKILTAIEQSPAIVVITDLNANIEYVNPQFCNLTGYNIDEVIKQNPRILKSNLHPEVFYSNIWKTIKSGKTWKGEFYNKKKTGEYYWEKATIAPVKNEKNEIVNYVKIAEDITKQKETIKALKESEEKFRLLYENSNDAILLMIKDRFIACNQKTLKIFDCKIEQIIGKTPYDFSPVLQQNGNKSKGKAFENINKVLLDKEVDTFEWKHTKYDGTPFDAEVNLSRIIIDNTVLIQAIVRDVSKRKEAEKQLRLTQFAVDNSVEYIFIMNTYANFIYANKATIKTLGYSMKEFLQISLQDIDLNYKKGTWTKVYNTICKKGSLTSESTHCTKTGKKFPVEISFNLFTFENKSYIYAFIRDITERKEHERKLLDAIIKTEEKERKRFAEDLHDELGPLLSSVKYLVGILPDAKNENEKKTIIEKSNVVINAAISGVREISNNISPYILTNFGLFTAVKSFCDKINVSKALKIKFVSNIKEIRFKNNIEIAIYRIIVELMNNTVKYAKADKINILINIEENILSVLYKDNGIGFKTDDKTRKHEKGMGLKNINSRIKSLGGKLEINSKKNKGVEVKITIAT, from the coding sequence ATGAAAACAAAACTTTACTATCAATCTAAAAGGGCAATATTAGCAATAAGTACATGTATAATATTTATTGCTGCATTAATATATCTTGTAATATGGAATACTAAAAGCTTTAAGGAACAAACAATTAAAAATAGCGAACAGGAACTATCAATAAAAGCTAATATTATTGTTGACAATATGAAAAAATATTTTTTTGCAGATTTTAAAGATGTTGAATTTTTTGCAAATACCGAAATAATTAAAAATTCTATTCTGAAAAGGACAAGTCATAGTTTAAGTCCTGATGTTTGTTTATTGGAAGAATATTTTTCTCATCATTCAAAACATATTAATGCAATTACACTAATTGATGCAGAAGGAAAAATGTTTCACAGGCATCCATTAGCCGGTGACACAATAATTGATTATTCATTACGAAAAGATGTTAACCATGTTTTAAAATACAAAAAACCACATGTAAGCAATGTTTTTTCAAATCTTGATGGTAAATTGTCTTTTTCACTTTCTCAGCCTGTATTCAGTAATGACAAGTTTATTGGCATTATGCGTTTTACATTTTATCTCGAAACTATTGAAAAAATATTTATGGCACCTTTTAATAAAGATAACCAATTTGCTATATTAACAAATGAGAATGGCACATTAATGTCTGAGCCTGATAAATATATTAAAGATTTAATATTTTTTAACCGGTTGGATGAAATAAAGAAAAACTATCATGAATATGACAAGGAAGAAAAAAAAGAAATGTTAAAAAAAATAATACAAGGAGAAAAAAACATATCAACTGTTTACTCTATTGATAATAAAAATAATATAAAAAAGCATATTTCAGCTTTAATGCCAATAAAATTATATGATAAAACATTATGGGTAATAGTAAATAAAGATTACGAAAGTATATTGATACCTTTTGACAACTACAAAAGAAGATTCCATATTTCAGTCTTGGTTATTGTTTTTTTATTTAGCATTATAGCTTATTTTTTATTTAATATTTCAAAAAAACATCTGAAACTAAAAAAAGAAACTGACTATTTAAGAAAAATAGCAAAAAATGTAGAAGAAATAACAAATCAAAGAAATAATTTTTCTTCTTTAAATGAAGAATACGAAGCACAAAACGAAGAACTAAAAACAATTAGTAAAGATTTAGATGAAAAAAACGAAAAACTTGCCAAAAGCGAAGCAAATCTGTGTCGCGCCCAGGAAGTAGCCCATATAGGTTCATGGCAATTGGATTTTGAAACAAATATTGAAAAATGGTCTGACGAAAATTATAAAATATTTGGCATCCCTATTAGCACTGAAATAACACCTGATGATTTTCGTAATTTTATTCACCCTGATGATAAATCAAAAGTATCAAAAGACTGGGAAAACGGTATAAAAACCGGATATTACAATAATGAAGCGAGAATTATTGTAAAAGGAAAAATTAAATGGATAAAAGGTGTTGCTGAGTTTAGCTATGATGATAATAATAAACCTGTTTCTGTCATTGGAGTTACTTATGATATTACAGAACAGAAAGAAGCAAAGGAAAAGCTAATACAAAAAAATATAGAACTAAATTCTTTCATAAATAATATTCCCGACATGGCTTGGCTCAAGGATAAAGACTCAAATTTTATTCTTGCTAATAAAGCTTTTGGAGATGCTGTAGGAATGAATACCGAATACCTTATAAGTCAAACCTGTGAAGTATGTTTTGGTAAAGAAGCAGCAGAAAATTTCAAAAAAGATGATAGAAAAGTAATGGAAAATAGAAAACAGATAAGAATTGAAGAAAGTATCAAAGATGCACAGGGAAAAACAATTTATCTTGAAACAATTAAGTCTCCTATATTTAATGAATCGGGAGATGTTAAAGGAACCGTTGGTATAGCACGCGATATCACCGAACGAAAACAAGCAGAAAAAGCATTACAGCAAAGCGAAGAAAAATACCGTACACTTGTAGAAAGCTTAGAAGAAGGAATAGGAAATCTTGATGAAAAGGAAAATTTCATATTTGTTAACAGGGCAGCAACCAAAATACTTGGATATTCAAAAGAAGAACTTCTTGAAAAAAACCTTAGAGAATTAACAACTCCTGAAGAATTTAAAAAAGTTCTTGAACAAACCTCAATTAGAAAAACAGGTAAAACAAGCAGATATGAAATGTACATTATTAGAAAAAACGGAGAGAAAAGAGTTATTTCAATAACTGCCAGTCCGATTATTGATGATGATGGAAAATATAAAGGTGCGTTCGGAATATTTCACGATATTACAGAACATAAACAAGCAGAAAAAGCCCTACGCGAAAGCGAAGAAAAATACCGTACATTAACAGAAACTATTTCTGATGTAATTTTTACTTTGGATTTGGAAGGCAAATTTACTTATTTTAGCCCAAGATTCGAAGAACTTACAGCTTATTCTGCTAACGAATTTATTGGAAAACCTTTCACTGAAATAATTGCTCCCGAATATCATGAATTAACTGTTAACTCATTTCGTAAAGGACTTGACGGTGAAAAAACTCAAGCTTTTGAAATAGAATTTTTATTTAAAGATGGTAGAAGATTTCCTTTTGAAATAAACCCAAGTTCTTTATTTGATGCTAACGGACAAATAATTGGCAGGCTTGGAGTAGCACGAGATATTACCGAACGTAAGCAGGCTGAGATGAAACTAAGAGAGAGCGAGGAACAATTCAGAACAATGGTTGAACACGCCAATGATATGATTTGGACACTAAATACTCAAGGCCATTTTACTTTTTATAACCACCAGGCTGAAATTATTACCGGACACAAATTCGAAGATTGGAATAATAAAAAGTATAATCCTCTTATTCATCCTGATGATGTTGAAATAGTAAATACAGTATTTATTAAAACTTTGTCAGGAGAATCTCAAAAATATACAGTAAGGGTTATCAAAGAAAATAATGAAATATCAATCTTATCGGTAAATACAGCACCTATATATAAAAAAGGCAAAATTTCCGGTACTGTTAGTTTCGGAAGAGACATAACTAAACGCAAACAGGCAGAAGAAGCATTACACGAAAGCGAAGAAAAATACAGATTATTAGCTGAAACGGCAAAAGATGTTATACTGTTACTCGATTTAAAAGGAAACATTAAATATGTAAATAAAGAAGGTATAAATTTTACAGGATATAGTGAAAAGGAAGCATTACAAAAAAATATCAGGGAACTTCTTCCTGCCGACCAAATACATGATGTTAACGAACGTTTTGCAAAACGAAAGAAAGGAGAAGCAAGTACGTTTATTTATGAAACAGTATGTTGTAATAAAAAAGGTGAAAAATTTCCTATTGAAGTAAAAACTACACTAATAATTGAACATGGCAAACCATCGGGTGTTTTGGTTTTAGCCCGCGATATTACCGAACGCAAAAAAACGGAGGAAGAAATACGCAAATTATCTAAAGCTGTTGAAACAACTCCACAGGCAATTGTTATTACAAATATGGAAGGAACAATAGAATATGTAAACAATGGGCTTCTTATTATAGGAGACTATGAAGATGACAGTAAAATAGTTGGACAATCAGTGCTTATGTTCAGTAATAACAAAGGAAAAAAACTATTGCAGGAGAAAGTTATTCCGGAAATATTAGCCGGAAAAAATTGGCAAGGAGAAATTCCTGTAAAACGAAGAAACGGCTCAATTTTCCCTGCTGAAATGATATGCTCTGTTATACATGATGAAAATGAAAAACCAAAATATATGTTATCACATTATTTTGATATTACCGAACGAAAAAAAGCAGAAGAACAACTGAATAAATATAAAATAATGGTAGAGTCGTCAAATGATGCTATGTTTATAAAAGATTTGGAAAGCAGGTATATTTTAATCAATAAAAAAACATTAGAATTATTTGGCAATCCACCTTTTGAGGAAATAATAAATAAAACCGATACTGAAGTTATGCCAGATGAAGATGCCCGGCATAACATTAATGATGACCAGAAAGTATTTAAAACAGGAAAAACAAAAAATTTTATAAAAAAGAACAATTTAAACGGCAAAGATTATTGGTTTTACACCACAAAAATTCCTTTGAAAGATGAAAAAGGAAATATCATTGGACTTGTAGCAATTGCCCGCGACATAACAGAACAAAAACAAGCCGAACAGGAAATAAAGAAAATTTCTACTGCTATAGAACAAAGCCCTGCAATTATTGTAATTACTGATTTAGATTCTAATATTGAATATGTTAATCCTCAGTTTTGTAATATAACAGGATATAATGTTAATGAAGTAGTAGGGAAAGATTTTAGCTTTTTAAAATCAGATAAATATAATGAGGATTTTTATAATGATTTACAACAAACAATAAAATCTGGAAAAACATGGAAAGGCGAATTTTATAATAAAAAGAAAAACGGAGAATATTATTGGGAAAATGCTACAATATCACCTGTAAAAAATGAAAAAAACGAAATTGTTAATTTTATTAAAATAGCCGAAGATATAACAAAACAAAAACTTACAGAGAGAGCGTTAAAAACCAGTGAGAAAAGACTAAAATTAGCAATGGAGGCAACAAATGACGGCTTATGGGATTTAAACACCAAAACAATGGAAGTAAATTATTTTAGTCCTAAATATTTTACAATGTTAGATTATTTTCCTAATGAACTGCCATATACTTATGAAACTTGGATAAACCTTTTACATCCTGACGATAGGGATAATGCAAAGAAAAATATGAAGGATTATATTAATGAAAAATGTGAATCTTATAATATTGAATTCAGGATGAGAACAAAAAAAGGTAAATATAAATGGATATTATCACGTGGAGAAATTGTTGAATATGATATAAACAAAAATCCGGCAAGAATGATTGGCACACACGTTGATATTACCGAACGCAAACAAACCGAACAGGAAATAAATAAAATTCTTACTGCCATTGAACAAAGCCCCGCAATTGTTGTAATTACTGATTTGAATGCTAACATTGAATATGTTAATCCCCAATTTTGTAATTTAACAGGATACAATATTGATGAAGTAATAAAACAAAATCCAAGGATTTTAAAGTCAAATCTACATCCTGAAGTTTTTTATAGTAATATTTGGAAAACAATAAAATCAGGAAAAACTTGGAAAGGCGAATTTTATAATAAAAAGAAAACCGGAGAATATTATTGGGAAAAAGCTACAATAGCACCTGTGAAAAATGAAAAAAACGAAATTGTTAATTATGTTAAAATAGCTGAAGATATAACAAAACAAAAAGAAACAATAAAGGCATTAAAAGAAAGTGAGGAAAAATTCAGATTACTGTATGAAAATTCAAACGATGCAATATTACTGATGATTAAAGACAGGTTTATTGCATGTAATCAGAAAACATTAAAAATATTTGATTGTAAAATAGAACAAATAATAGGAAAAACACCTTATGATTTTTCACCTGTATTGCAACAAAATGGAAATAAGTCAAAAGGAAAAGCCTTTGAAAATATAAACAAAGTTCTTCTTGATAAAGAGGTTGACACATTTGAATGGAAACACACTAAGTATGATGGAACACCTTTTGATGCTGAAGTAAATTTGAGTAGAATTATAATAGATAATACAGTATTAATACAAGCTATTGTTCGTGATGTATCAAAACGAAAAGAAGCAGAAAAACAATTACGATTAACCCAATTTGCTGTTGATAATTCAGTAGAATACATTTTTATAATGAACACCTATGCAAACTTTATTTATGCTAATAAAGCTACAATTAAAACATTAGGCTATTCAATGAAAGAATTTTTACAAATATCATTACAGGATATTGATTTAAATTACAAAAAAGGAACATGGACAAAAGTGTATAATACAATTTGTAAGAAAGGTTCATTAACATCAGAATCTACACATTGTACAAAAACCGGGAAAAAATTCCCTGTTGAAATTTCGTTTAATTTATTCACATTCGAAAACAAATCATATATATATGCTTTTATCAGAGATATTACCGAACGAAAAGAACATGAAAGAAAATTATTAGATGCAATTATTAAAACCGAAGAAAAAGAAAGAAAACGTTTTGCTGAAGACCTGCACGATGAATTAGGACCACTGTTATCTTCTGTTAAATATTTAGTTGGAATTTTGCCTGATGCAAAAAATGAAAACGAAAAGAAAACAATAATTGAAAAAAGCAATGTTGTAATAAATGCAGCCATTTCGGGTGTACGTGAAATATCAAATAATATAAGCCCGTATATACTCACTAATTTTGGACTTTTTACTGCTGTTAAATCGTTTTGTGATAAGATAAATGTATCAAAAGCACTAAAAATTAAGTTTGTTTCAAATATTAAAGAAATAAGATTTAAAAATAATATTGAAATAGCAATTTACAGGATAATAGTTGAGCTTATGAATAATACTGTTAAATATGCAAAAGCTGATAAAATAAATATCCTTATTAATATTGAAGAAAACATATTATCAGTTTTATATAAAGACAACGGAATAGGCTTTAAAACAGATGATAAAACAAGAAAACACGAAAAAGGAATGGGATTAAAAAACATTAACAGCAGAATTAAAAGCCTTGGTGGAAAACTTGAAATAAATAGCAAAAAAAATAAAGGAGTTGAAGTAAAGATAACTATAGCAACATAG
- a CDS encoding SpoIIE family protein phosphatase, translated as MKYLKINIFTYLQFILIFFFLLIHNSNNCFAQTIQGGNPYIQNYDNKNFNTSGKQIWAILQDKRSVMYFGNIDGLLEFDGSNWRLIEMPNKSTVRSMAIDSTTGRIYIGAKSDIGYIEADTTGTMQYISLLKKIPEEHRNFDDVWETFVIDNQVIFRTNFYAFILKNNKIKILKSENRFHVSFCVNNRFYVREWETGLLTLINDSLKIIPYGEQFAKERIYVMFPYEDDKILIVTRTQGIFIYTKPLGFHKPKGFEDVDNFLIKNQIYSGAKLDSSHFVLGSLQDGLIIIDKSGNIIRHINKKSGLQDNTIISIGIDSQKNIWAGLNNGVSYIIVNSPFSIFSEKTGLQGSVYTAIYYQNQLYAGTSIGIFCKDRQHDFFMLNNTKGQSWYLSEIMGKLYCAHHEGILRINKNSAENISTYGNTWNFLELVSHPNYVLAGTSDNGLILLEYKNNKLIVKNKIKGFDESSRWVQEDNEGNIWVSHENKGIFRLKLNQNLDSVTELNFYNTNHGLPANTYNYVFKIKTTNQNLAKQSHEWAAHKDVELNNSRIVFGTEKGIYQYNSKTNRFVLDETFNKLLKKDGLIDIFTQDKKGNIWYKEGNEKGLLLLQNNGTYKSRKTPFLKIKSLVISIYVIDTANILFNTYDNIIHYNSLITPYYDSPYPTLIRQVYANDSLIFGGTDNKENNLSGFAKLPYKQNNLFFTYSAPFYEDHNKTQYNYYLEGFEKKWSEWSLKTEKEYTNLPEGNYSFKVKAKNIFEKESTIAVYSFIILPPWYRTIFAYIIYGLIFILIFYIGIIVYTKRLKAANVRLEKIVKERTTEIVKQKEEIQAQANELEKLSIVASETDNGVMIMDAEGKIEWVNEGYTKMLGYTLNDLLKEKRDNLLKVSSYKNIRDVLQSIHNSKKPKIYESENTTKSGKKKWVQTTITPFLDNNKEIRKLISIDSNITKLKNAEEEISSQKEEIIDSIIYAKRIQNALFPSKEIMLNIIPEYFILDLPQGIVSGDFYWFSKINNKIVIAVADCTGHGVPGAFMSMLGVTMLNKIVNEKGIIKPNEILDRLRNNVITSLHQTGEIGEANDGMDIALITIDKKNNSLEYAGANNSAYLFRNNELIEIFANKMPIGIYQEIETPFSCQKMSLQTNDIIYLFTDGYADQFGGLKGRKFLYKNFKMVLKEIHHLPMNEQKTRLFKTHREWKDNNEQIDDILVMGIKI; from the coding sequence ATGAAGTATCTAAAAATAAATATTTTCACTTATTTACAATTTATTCTAATCTTCTTTTTTCTTTTAATTCATAACTCTAATAATTGTTTTGCTCAAACCATACAAGGCGGCAATCCCTATATACAAAACTACGACAATAAAAATTTCAACACATCAGGAAAACAAATTTGGGCAATTCTACAAGACAAGAGAAGTGTAATGTATTTCGGAAATATTGATGGTTTGCTTGAATTTGACGGCTCCAACTGGAGGCTTATTGAAATGCCGAATAAATCTACTGTCCGTTCAATGGCAATAGACAGTACTACAGGCAGGATATATATTGGTGCTAAAAGTGACATCGGATACATTGAAGCTGATACAACAGGTACAATGCAATATATTTCGCTACTAAAAAAAATACCTGAAGAACACCGGAATTTTGACGATGTGTGGGAAACTTTTGTTATAGATAACCAGGTAATTTTTAGAACAAACTTTTATGCTTTTATTCTAAAAAACAATAAAATAAAAATATTGAAATCTGAAAACAGGTTTCATGTAAGTTTTTGTGTAAACAACCGGTTTTATGTTCGCGAATGGGAAACGGGTTTGTTAACCTTAATAAACGATAGCCTTAAAATTATTCCTTATGGCGAGCAATTTGCTAAAGAACGTATTTATGTAATGTTTCCTTATGAAGACGATAAAATATTAATAGTTACCCGCACACAAGGTATATTTATATATACTAAACCCTTGGGGTTTCACAAACCCAAAGGATTTGAAGATGTGGACAATTTCCTAATAAAAAATCAAATCTATAGTGGTGCAAAATTAGACAGTAGCCATTTTGTTCTCGGCTCTTTACAAGACGGTTTAATTATTATTGATAAAAGCGGTAATATTATCCGGCATATCAACAAAAAATCCGGGCTACAAGATAATACCATTATAAGTATTGGTATTGATTCGCAAAAAAATATATGGGCAGGTTTAAACAACGGTGTTTCATACATAATTGTAAATTCTCCCTTTTCAATTTTTTCTGAAAAAACAGGATTGCAAGGATCTGTATATACTGCCATATATTACCAAAACCAGCTATATGCAGGAACTTCGATTGGTATTTTCTGTAAAGACAGGCAACACGACTTTTTTATGCTTAATAATACAAAAGGACAAAGCTGGTACCTGTCTGAAATAATGGGAAAATTATATTGTGCACATCATGAAGGTATTTTAAGGATAAATAAAAATTCTGCTGAAAATATTTCTACTTATGGTAATACATGGAATTTTTTAGAATTAGTCAGCCATCCTAACTATGTTCTCGCAGGAACGAGTGATAATGGATTAATATTACTGGAGTATAAAAACAACAAATTAATTGTAAAAAACAAAATTAAAGGCTTTGATGAATCTTCCAGATGGGTACAGGAAGACAATGAAGGCAATATTTGGGTAAGTCATGAGAATAAAGGCATTTTCAGGCTCAAATTAAACCAAAACCTTGATAGTGTTACAGAACTAAACTTTTATAATACTAACCACGGTTTACCTGCTAATACATATAATTATGTTTTTAAAATTAAAACAACTAATCAAAACTTAGCGAAGCAATCTCATGAATGGGCTGCACACAAAGATGTGGAATTGAATAATTCAAGAATAGTATTTGGTACTGAAAAGGGAATCTATCAATATAATTCCAAAACCAACCGTTTTGTTCTTGATGAAACTTTCAACAAACTATTAAAAAAAGATGGATTAATTGATATATTCACACAAGATAAAAAAGGGAATATCTGGTACAAAGAAGGAAATGAAAAAGGTTTATTATTGCTCCAAAACAATGGTACATATAAATCAAGAAAAACACCATTTTTAAAAATCAAGAGTTTAGTAATAAGTATTTATGTTATAGATACTGCTAATATCTTGTTTAATACCTATGATAACATCATTCATTACAATTCCCTTATTACACCCTATTATGATTCTCCTTATCCAACACTTATCAGGCAAGTATATGCCAATGATTCATTAATTTTTGGTGGTACAGATAATAAAGAAAATAATCTATCGGGTTTTGCAAAATTACCTTACAAACAAAATAATCTGTTTTTTACATATTCAGCTCCTTTTTACGAAGACCACAATAAAACACAATACAATTATTACCTCGAAGGCTTCGAAAAAAAATGGAGTGAATGGTCGCTAAAAACCGAAAAAGAATATACTAATTTACCCGAAGGAAATTATAGCTTTAAAGTAAAAGCAAAAAATATATTTGAAAAAGAAAGTACTATTGCAGTTTATTCTTTTATTATTTTACCTCCCTGGTATAGAACTATCTTTGCTTATATTATTTATGGATTGATATTTATATTAATATTTTACATTGGAATAATAGTTTATACAAAACGTTTAAAAGCAGCAAATGTTAGACTAGAAAAAATTGTAAAAGAAAGAACTACTGAAATAGTTAAACAAAAAGAAGAAATTCAGGCTCAGGCTAATGAACTCGAAAAACTTTCAATTGTTGCAAGCGAAACTGATAATGGAGTAATGATAATGGACGCAGAAGGAAAAATAGAATGGGTAAACGAGGGATATACTAAAATGCTGGGATATACTCTAAATGATTTATTAAAAGAAAAGAGAGATAATTTATTAAAAGTCAGTTCGTATAAAAATATAAGAGATGTTCTTCAGTCAATTCATAATTCTAAAAAACCAAAAATTTACGAGTCGGAAAATACAACTAAATCAGGTAAGAAAAAATGGGTTCAAACAACTATAACTCCTTTTCTGGACAACAATAAAGAAATTAGAAAATTAATTTCTATTGATTCTAATATCACTAAACTAAAAAATGCCGAAGAAGAAATAAGTAGTCAAAAAGAAGAAATAATTGACAGCATTATTTATGCAAAAAGAATACAAAACGCTCTTTTCCCTTCTAAAGAAATAATGTTAAATATAATTCCTGAATATTTTATTCTTGATTTACCGCAGGGAATAGTTAGTGGCGACTTTTATTGGTTTTCTAAAATTAATAATAAAATTGTAATTGCAGTTGCAGATTGCACAGGACATGGTGTGCCGGGAGCGTTTATGAGCATGCTCGGTGTAACAATGTTAAATAAAATCGTTAATGAAAAAGGTATAATTAAGCCAAATGAAATTCTTGACAGATTACGTAACAATGTTATTACGTCATTACATCAAACAGGGGAAATTGGCGAAGCTAACGATGGAATGGACATTGCATTAATTACAATTGATAAAAAAAACAATTCTCTTGAATATGCAGGAGCTAACAACTCGGCATATTTATTTCGAAATAATGAACTTATAGAAATATTTGCTAATAAAATGCCCATAGGTATTTATCAAGAAATAGAAACACCTTTTTCTTGCCAGAAAATGTCTCTTCAAACAAATGATATTATATATCTTTTTACTGATGGTTATGCCGACCAGTTCGGCGGTTTAAAAGGTAGAAAATTTTTATATAAAAATTTTAAGATGGTGTTAAAAGAAATACACCATTTACCTATGAATGAACAAAAAACCAGACTTTTCAAAACACACAGAGAATGGAAAGATAATAACGAACAAATTGACGATATATTAGTAATGGGAATTAAAATTTAG